The DNA segment CTACCGAAGTGGACGCACGTCTTTCTTACGACACCCAAGCGACTGTTGAAAAAGCGCGTAAATTAATCGCACTTTATAATGAAGCAGGCGTATCTAATGATCGTATTTTAATTAAAATCGCCTCCACTTGGCAGGGTATCCGTGCAGCAAAAATCCTTGAAAAAGAAGGTATTAACTGTAACTTAACCCTTTTATTCTCAGAAGCGCAAGCGCGTGCTTGTGCGGAAGCGGGTGTATATTTAATTTCCCCATTCGTGGGCCGTATTCTTGACTGGTACAAAGCGAACAGCGACAAAAAAGAATACGCACCAGCAGAAGATCCGGGCGTAATTTCAGTGACTAAAATTTACAACTATTACAAACAACACGGCTATCAAACCGTGGTAATGGGTGCAAGTTTCCGTAACGTAGGCGAAATTACTGAGCTTGCAGGCTGCGACCGCTTAACTATCGCCCCAGCATTGTTAAAAGAATTACAAGAAAATCACACCGCACTTGTGCGTAAACTAGATTACACAGGTGAAGTGAAAGCCAAACCACAACCGCTTACTGAAAGCGAGTTCTACTGGCAGCACAACAGCGATCCAATGGCAGTAGAAAAACTGGCTGAAGGGATTCGTAAATTCGCCATCGACCAAGAAAAACTTGAGACGATGTTACTGGCAAAATTTTAATTAAGTCTTATGATCAGATTAACCCATTGTTTTATCGCAATGGGTTATTTGTAGGGATAGTAGTTTGCTTAGAAATAAAAAAAAGCCACCCATCAAGGGTGGCAAATAACCTAAGGAACCAATTTCTTTTAAACAACGATAAGTTGTATTCTTTTGTAAGAGAGATACTACACAACTTTACAAAAGTTTACAAATAAAAATTGCAAAAAAAGTGAAAAATTTTGACTTTTCCATTTTAAGGTGGGTTTTTGTACAAAAATAGGATAAAGAAAAGCCACCTTATTAGGGTGGCAAAATAATTTAAGGAATCAATTTATTAAAACAACTGCAAGTTGCTATACTATAAGACACAAGGGCTTACGAAAAGTTCGAAAAAAATAGAAAAATTTTTACATTAATTTACATAACATCAAAATTAAGGAAGCAACGATGCCATTACTCGATAGCTTTAAAGTGGATCACACCAAAATGAACGCCCCCGCAGTGCGTGTTGCCAAAACAATGCGTACCCCAAAAGGCGATGATATTACGATTTTCGATTTGCGTTTTTGTATCCCAAACAAAGAAATCCTGCCGCCGAAAGGCATTCACACGTTAGAGCATCTTTTCGCTGGTTTTATGCGTGATCACCTCAATAGTGAGCAGGTGGAAATTATTGATATTTCTCCAATGGGATGCCGTACCGGATTTTATATGTCATTAATCGGGACGCCAAATGAGCAACAAGTGGCACAGGCGTGGCTCGCTTCAATGAAAGATATTTTACAGGTGAAAGATCAAAAAGAGATTCCCGAATTAAACGAATATCAATGCGGCACTTACACCGAACATTCTCTACCCGAAGCCCATCAAATCGCGCAACACATTCTTGAACGCGGTGTAGGCGTAAACAAAAATGAAGATTTGCTACTCGATGAAAGTTTGTTAGCACAGTAATTAATCATACTGCATTTAAGCGATAAAAAAGGCGATGTGAGTTAGCATCGCCTTATTTTTATTAAAAGTGCGGTCTATTTTTTGTTTAAATTTATTTGGTAAACCGCGAAGCCTAGTTCATCTTGCCCAACGTAATCCATTGGATATTGCGCTTTTTCTTTAATGAAGGCTTTTGCTTTATCGCTTGGGGACGTTTCCACTTGTACTTTCAATGGCTGAATGGAGGCAATTGGGGCAAGTTTCCAGTTATTATCCGCAGAAGGGATCACTTCGCCTTTTTCTTTGGTGGTTTGGCTGATGTAGTTTGCCAAAATTTGACGATTTTCATCAGGGGAAGCAAAGACGATATGGGCATCACCTGTGCCAGGGAATTTACCCGAATAAGCGCGATAATTATTGGTTGCAATTAAGAATTGATCGCTATCTTGCACTGGTTTACCTTGATAGGTGAGATTAACAATACGCGATGCCTTGTCATTAATGAGCTTGCACTCACCGTCATAACGGGCAGGTTGGGTAACATCAATTTCATAGTTTACTCCGTCAATCACATCGAAATTGTAAGTACGGAAACCGTTCCAATTTAACAAGGGTTGTGGTTTGTCGCTATTTGGATCGATTTGGTTAAACATTCCCGCACTGCACTCAAGCCATTGTTTGAGTTCTGCGCCGCTAACTTTGACAATCACTAAGGTATTTGGGTAGAGATAGAGATCTGCCGCATTGCGGAAAGTGAGATCGCCTTTATCCACTTCTACATAAGCGCTTGGATCGTTTTTACGTCCACCGACTTTAAATGGCGCAGCGGCACTCAACACTGGAATACCTGCTAGCTCAGGCAGATTTTTCACCACGTTTTCAGCGTAAGCTTGTTGCGCTTGGTTTACGATTTGTACCGTTGGATCATCTTGGAACAAGGCAAGGAAGCTATACATATTATCAGAGGCTTTTCCAATCGGCTGTGCTACAAAGGCACGAGTGGCTTCGTGGATTGGCGCAAGTAATGCCGCAACTTCAGGGTGATTGCCCACAAGGGCTTTTTTCTTATCGGCATCATAAATCGGACGCAAGGCTGCACGGCCGTCAGTAACAAACCATTTACCATTATGTTGATTTAAGGTGAGATCCACCACGCTGATATTATTTGCCCAATAGCCCGCCATACTTTCTGGCACGCCGTTCATTGTGCCTTTTTCAATATCCGCCCCTTTGCTGTTAGCAAATTCTTTATTTGGGAACAAGCGGTGCGAATGGCCGAAGATTACAGCATCAATGCCTTTTACATCGGCTAAATGGAAAGCGGCATTTTCTTCACCTTCTTTATAAGGTTCATCGGAAGGGCCGGTGTGCGCCAGTGCAACAATAATGTCAGCACCCTGTGCTTTCACAATTGGCACATATTTTTCTGCGGTTTTCTTAATATCGTAGGCTTTTACTTTGCCTTCTAAATTGGCTTTATCCCATACCATCACTTGTGGTGGCACAAAGCCAATATAACCAATTTTGATTTGATGCGTGTTGCCAGCATTATCTGTTACACTTTTTTCTTGAATAAAATAAGGTTGGAAATAAGGCTGATCATCGCTGGCTTTCACCACATTGGCGTTGATAATAGGGAAGTGGGCTTGCTTAATAGCGCGATCTAAATAATCTAAGCCATAGTTGAACTCGTGGTTGCCGATCGTTCCCACATCATAGTGCATTGCATTTAGGGCTAAAATAGACGGATTTGGCTTGCCTTCTTTATCCCCTTTGGCGGCTTGATAATCGGCAATCGGGTTGCCTTGAATTAAATCGCCATTATCCACTAACACCGAGTTTTTCACTTCTTGACGTGCGCTTGCAATCAGGCTTGCTGCACGGGTAAAACCGAATTTATCCGTAGGCGCATCTTTGTAATAATCAAAATCTGTCAAAAAACCGTGAATATCCGTGGTGGCAATAATGCGTAATGCCACCGTAGTATTTTGCTCCGCCGCATTGAGCGATAAGCTGTTTACACTGAATAAACTTAATGCGCCAAGACGCAGGAATTTTCTTCTATCCATATTTTCTCCTTTTTATTGTTAAACTCAGGCTATGGCATTGTACGCAAATTTTTGATTTCGCTCTACATTTTTACAAAAAAGAGGGGTGATAAAAAAGAAAAAAATAAAGCCCGAATGACTCGGGCTTTACTTGATTAACGATAAGGTTGATCTAATGGAACTTCAGGGTCTGGTTGGTGCGTGATGCGGTTACGTAAATCACGGCGCACAATCTCAATTGTCCAGAACCAGAAAACGTGGCCCACTAATTCAGAAACGTGTTCGTATAATGGCCAGTCTAATACTGGTGGTGTTAAACCTAAAGCAGGGAATGTGATGTAGTGTACACAAACATCAGCGATTAAACCTGCGCCCACACCTTGCCAGAATTTGATTTTAGGGAAACGCTCTGCAACCACACAGTAACCCACAGCAAATACGATTGAGAAGGTGATGTGAGTTACCCCAATCCAGTTAAAACCGTGATCAGCGAAAGTGAACACTGCTTCAGTTGGATCAATACCAAAATAATCACGCAAGAAAACGTGTGGTGGGTTTAAAAACGCACGAGAACACACTTCCAAAGCTTGTGATGGATCTTGACAAGCCGTAACGAATAAATCGAATGGGCTGCGTGGTGGGAATGGATGCTCTGCACCCCATTTTACGAAGGCAGAAATTAAACCCGCAATAATACCGACAAAAGCGGCAACACCATAACGGCGGCGAGCTGGATTTGTTTGCGTAAAAATACCTGACATAACGGTATGCTCCTTAAATAGTATATTGTTATTTTGTTCGATTTTGATATTTATTAAATTAAATAAAATATCGTGAATTACCAGTTGAGAACCTAAAAGCAATGGCATTAGCAAAAATGGACTCACAACAATTAATGGCAATGGCATTTGAAACCTTAGCACTGAATTCAGGAAAAATCGGCGAGTTGAATATCACACCTGATTTATTTAGCCAATTTATGAAAAAAGGCAGTAAATAATGCAACGTAACGAAGATTTTCGCTTTGTGCTGGTGATGAGAAAAAGCCGCTTACAGGAATTAATTGAGCGCTTTAATACCTGGTCACAAGCCAAATTCTATTTAGAACACAACAATGTTGAGGTAAAGGATTATCTCAATGAACACAATTTATATCAAAAGCAACTCACAGAAGCTGAGTTGATTTTAAAATCATTAGGACGATTTCAACTTTTAGAAAGAGGCTTATTACCCAGCTATCAATTCTCACCTCACGATATTGTGGTGGTGATTGGTCAAGATGGGCTTGTTGCCAATACGCTGAAATACCTTAATGGACAGCCTATCATTGCCATAAATCCTGATCCATCAAGGTGGGATGGTAAATTATTACCCTTTGAAATAGGGCAATTAAAAGAGACAGTTATTAACACCATTAATAAAAAAATGCCATTTAAAACGGTCACTTTTGCACAAGCAACAACCAATGATGGTCAATCCTTATTAGCGGTTAATGACTTATTTATTGGCCCTAAAAGCCACACTTCCGCACAGTATATTTTGCAATGGAATGGCGCTGAAGAAGTGCAATCTTCATCAGGCATTATTGTATCAACAGGATTGGGATCAACGGGGTGGTTTCAATCTATTCTTGCTGGTGCGATGGCAATTACAGGAGAAGCTTCGCACCCTCTATTACAAGGCTTTAGCTGGAGTGATCGAAAGCTACAATTTAGTGTAAGAGAGCCATTTCCAAGTAGAACAACAGGTGTTGCACTGACTTTTGGCACTATTGAGCCTGACTCACCACTGCAATTAGGATC comes from the Avibacterium avium genome and includes:
- a CDS encoding YagU family protein, which produces MSGIFTQTNPARRRYGVAAFVGIIAGLISAFVKWGAEHPFPPRSPFDLFVTACQDPSQALEVCSRAFLNPPHVFLRDYFGIDPTEAVFTFADHGFNWIGVTHITFSIVFAVGYCVVAERFPKIKFWQGVGAGLIADVCVHYITFPALGLTPPVLDWPLYEHVSELVGHVFWFWTIEIVRRDLRNRITHQPDPEVPLDQPYR
- the cpdB gene encoding 2',3'-cyclic-nucleotide 2'-phosphodiesterase encodes the protein MDRRKFLRLGALSLFSVNSLSLNAAEQNTTVALRIIATTDIHGFLTDFDYYKDAPTDKFGFTRAASLIASARQEVKNSVLVDNGDLIQGNPIADYQAAKGDKEGKPNPSILALNAMHYDVGTIGNHEFNYGLDYLDRAIKQAHFPIINANVVKASDDQPYFQPYFIQEKSVTDNAGNTHQIKIGYIGFVPPQVMVWDKANLEGKVKAYDIKKTAEKYVPIVKAQGADIIVALAHTGPSDEPYKEGEENAAFHLADVKGIDAVIFGHSHRLFPNKEFANSKGADIEKGTMNGVPESMAGYWANNISVVDLTLNQHNGKWFVTDGRAALRPIYDADKKKALVGNHPEVAALLAPIHEATRAFVAQPIGKASDNMYSFLALFQDDPTVQIVNQAQQAYAENVVKNLPELAGIPVLSAAAPFKVGGRKNDPSAYVEVDKGDLTFRNAADLYLYPNTLVIVKVSGAELKQWLECSAGMFNQIDPNSDKPQPLLNWNGFRTYNFDVIDGVNYEIDVTQPARYDGECKLINDKASRIVNLTYQGKPVQDSDQFLIATNNYRAYSGKFPGTGDAHIVFASPDENRQILANYISQTTKEKGEVIPSADNNWKLAPIASIQPLKVQVETSPSDKAKAFIKEKAQYPMDYVGQDELGFAVYQINLNKK
- the tal gene encoding transaldolase; amino-acid sequence: MTTQLEALREMTVVVADTGDIEAIKTYQPQDATTNPSLILSASALPQYAPLIDEAIAYAKSKSADKAQQLIDAEDKLAVNIGLEILKIVPGRISTEVDARLSYDTQATVEKARKLIALYNEAGVSNDRILIKIASTWQGIRAAKILEKEGINCNLTLLFSEAQARACAEAGVYLISPFVGRILDWYKANSDKKEYAPAEDPGVISVTKIYNYYKQHGYQTVVMGASFRNVGEITELAGCDRLTIAPALLKELQENHTALVRKLDYTGEVKAKPQPLTESEFYWQHNSDPMAVEKLAEGIRKFAIDQEKLETMLLAKF
- the luxS gene encoding S-ribosylhomocysteine lyase, whose protein sequence is MPLLDSFKVDHTKMNAPAVRVAKTMRTPKGDDITIFDLRFCIPNKEILPPKGIHTLEHLFAGFMRDHLNSEQVEIIDISPMGCRTGFYMSLIGTPNEQQVAQAWLASMKDILQVKDQKEIPELNEYQCGTYTEHSLPEAHQIAQHILERGVGVNKNEDLLLDESLLAQ